In Oryza brachyantha chromosome 1, ObraRS2, whole genome shotgun sequence, the following are encoded in one genomic region:
- the LOC102720923 gene encoding UDP-glycosyltransferase 88B1-like produces the protein MLRSASPSPPPRPPPRAPARIPVLLFAMDGAATITSARKPVVLYPSPGMGHLVSMIELGKVFAARGLSVTVVVVDPPYGNTGATGPFLAGVSAANPAIAFHRLPKVEVPPVASMHHETLTFEVARLSNPGLRDFLAGASPAVLVIDFFCNAALDVADELRIPAFMFCTSGAEIVAFFLYLPVLHAQTTVSFGEMGEELVRVPGIPSFPATHSVLPLMDRDDPAYGEFMKAAADLYRTQGFLINTFRSLEPRAVEAMAAGSCTLPGVPTPPVYCIGPLIKSEEVGENRGEECLAWLDTQPNGSVVFLCFGSIGRFSAEQIKEVAAGLEASGQRFLWVVRSPPSDDPAKKFDKPPEPDLEALLPKGFLERTEGRGLVVKSWAPQRDVLAHAAVGGFVTHCGWNSVLESVVAGVPMLAWPLYAEQRMNRVFLEEEMRLAVAVEGYDVGEGAVRAEEVAAKVRWLMESDGGRMLLERTLAATRRAKEALRDGGESEAALARLLESWSEAASA, from the coding sequence ATGCTCCgttcggcgtcgccgtcgcccccgccCCGACCTCCACCGCGCGCACCTGCTCGTATCCCCGTGCTCCTCTTCGCGATGGACGGCGCTGCGACCATCACGAGCGCTCGGAAGCCAGTGGTGCTCTACCCGTCGCCGGGCATGGGCCACCTGGTCTCGATGATCGAGCTCGGGAAGGTCTTCGCCGCCCGCGGCCTctccgtcaccgtcgtcgtcgtcgacccgCCGTACGGCAACACCGGCGCGACGGGGCCTTTCCTCGCCGGCGTCTCCGCGGCCAACCCGGCCATAGCGTTCCACCGTCTGCCCAAGGTGGAGGTGCCGCCCGTGGCGTCCATGCACCATGAGACGCTCACCTTCGAGGTCGCCCGCCTCTCGAACCCCGGCCTCCGCGACTTCCTCGCAGGCGCCTCCCCGGCCGTGCTCGTGATCGACTTCTTCTGCAACGCGGccctcgacgtcgccgacgagctTCGTATCCCCGCCTTCATGTTCTGCACGTCCGGCGCGGAGATCGTCGCTTTCTTCTTGTACCTCCCGGTCCTGCACGCTCAGACCACGGTGAGCTTCGGGGAGATGGGCGAAGAGCTCGTGCGGGTCCCCGGCATCCCCTCGTTTCCGGCGACGCACTCCGTCCTGCCACTCATGGACCGTGACGACCCGGCCTACGGGGAATTCATGAAAGCGGCGGCCGACCTCTACCGCACCCAGGGTTTCCTCATCAACACGTTCCGCTCGCTcgagccgcgcgccgtcgaggCCATGGCCGCGGGGAGCTGCACGCTTCCCGGCGTCCCGACGCCGCCCGTCTACTGCATCGGGCCGCTGATAAAGTCGGAGGAGGTGGGCGAGAACCGCGGCGAGGAGTGCCTGGCGTGGCTGGACACGCAGCCCAACGGCAGCGTGGTGTTCCTCTGCTTCGGCAGCATCGGCCGGTTCAGCGCGGAGCAGATcaaggaggtggcggcggggctggAGGCGAGCGGGCAGCGGTTCCTGTGGGTGGTGCGGAGCCCGCCGAGCGACGACCCGGCGAAGAAGTTCGACAAGCCGCCGGAGCCCGATCTGGAGGCGCTCCTCCCCAAGGGCTTCCTGGAGCGGACCGAGGGCAGGGGCCTCGTCGTCAAGTCGTGGGCGCCGCAGCGCGACGTGCTGGCGCacgcggcggtgggcggctTCGTGACGCACTGCGGGTGGAACTCCGTGCTGGAGTCGGTCGTGGCCGGCGTGCCGATGCTGGCGTGGCCGCTGTACGCGGAGCAGCGGATGAACAGGGTGTtcctggaggaggagatgcGGCTGGCCGTGGCGGTGGAAGGGTACGACGTCGGGGAGGGCGCCGTGAGGGCGGAAGAGGTGGCGGCGAAGGTGAGGTGGCTGATGGAGTCTGACGGCGGGAGGATGCTCCTGGAGCGGACGCTGGCGGCCACGCGGCGGGCGAAGGAGGCgctgcgcgacggcggcgagtcggaggcggcgctggcgcggcTGCTGGAGTCGTGGAGCGAAGCGGCTAGCGCCTGA
- the LOC102720647 gene encoding ABC transporter B family member 4-like, whose translation MAVGTVAALANGVSQPLMTVIFGQVINAFGGATADNVLHPVIQAVLNFVYLGIGTAVASFLQVACWTMTGERQATRIRSLYLKSVLKQDIAFFDVEMTTGQIVSRMSGDTVLVQDAIGEKVGKFLQLVATFVGGFVVAFVKGWLLSLVMLACIPPVVVAGGAVSKMLAKISSKGQASYSDAANVVEQTLGAIKTVVSFNGEKQAIASYNKLINKAYKAAVEEGLTNGFGMGSVFFIFFSSYGLAIWYGGKLVISKGYSGGDIINILFAVMTGAMSLGNATPCMAAFAEGQSAAYRLFKTIKRKPHIDPDDITGKQLEDIRGDVELKDVYFSYPARPEQLIFDGFSLHVSSGTTMAIVGESGSGKSTVISLVERFYDPQAGEVLIDGINIKSLRLSWIRGKIGLVSQEPLLFMTSIKDNITYGKEDATIEEIRRAAELANAANFIDKLPDGYDTMVGQRGAQLSGGQKQRIAIARAILKDPKILLLDEATSALDVESERIVQEALNRIMVDRTTLVVAHRLTTVRNADCISVVQQGKIVEQGPHDELVMNTDGAYSQLIRLQENREEEEQKLDRHVSDSRSKSRSLSLKRSISRDSAGNSSRHSLALPFGLPGSVELLEGNDSNVGEQTEHGGDGEVQKKSPVGRLAGLNKPEVPILLLASLAAAVHGVLFPMFGVMISNAIKTFFEPADKLKKDSSFWGLMCVVLGILSIISIPVEYFMFGIAGGKLVERVRALSFQSIIHQEVAWFDDPKNSSGALGARLSVDALNVRRLVGDNLALAVQVVSTLITGIVIALIADWKLTLIILCVIPLVGLQGYAQVKFLKGFSEDAKMLYEDASQVATDAVSSIRTVASFCSEKRVMRMYDNKCEASKNQGVRTGMVGGLGFGFSFLMLYLTYGLCFYVGAQFVRHNKTTFGDVFKVFFALVLATIGISQTSAMASDSTKARDSALSIFALLDRKSQIDSNSDEGSTLNEVKGNIDFRHVSFKYPTRPDVQIFSDFTLHIPSGKTVALVGESGSGKSTAIALLERFYNPESGTISLDGVDIKTLKVNWLRDQMGLVGQEPVLFNETIRANISYGKHGDVTEEELVKAAKASNAHEFISSLPQGYDTTVGERGVQLSGGQKQRVAIARAILKDPKILLLDEATSALDAESERIVQDALDNVMVGRTTVIVAHRLSTIKGADIIAVLKDGAIAEKGRHEALMNIKDGVYASLVELRSGSS comes from the exons ATGGCCGTGggcacggtggcggcgctggcAAACGGCGTGTCGCAGCCGCTCATGACCGTCATCTTCGGCCAGGTCATCAACGCCttcggcggcgccaccgccgacaACGTCCTCCACCCCGTCATCCAG GCGGTTCTCAACTTTGTCTACCTGGGCATTGGAACAGCGGTTGCTTCTTTTCTTC AGGTGGCGTGCTGGACAATGACTGGAGAACGGCAGGCGACACGCATTCGATCTCTATACCTCAAATCGGTACTGAAACAGGACATAGCGTTCTTCGATGTGGAAATGACGACTGGACAGATAGTTTCAAGAATGTCCGGTGACACCGTGCTAGTTCAGGATGCTATTGGTGAGAAG GTTGGCAAGTTTCTACAACTTGTGGCTACCTTCGTTGGTGGCTTCGTTGTAGCATTTGTGAAAGGTTGGCTTCTATCCCTTGTAATGTTGGCATGCATCCCTCCTGTTGTCGTTGCTGGTGGAGCTGTATCTAAGATGCTAGCAAAAATCTCTAGCAAGGGGCAAGCATCTTATAGCGATGCAGCAAATGTTGTTGAACAGACACTCGGAGCCATAAAAACT GTTGTTTCCTTCAACGGTGAAAAGCAGGCCATTGCGTCGTACAATAAACTCATAAACAAAGCTTACAAGGCAGCTGTTGAGGAAGGGCTTACGAATGGTTTTGGAATGGGCTCTgttttcttcatatttttctctagCTATGGTTTAGCTATATGGTATGGTGGCAAGTTGGTAATTAGCAAAGGATACTCAGGAGGAGACATCATTAATATCTTGTTTGCTGTCATGACTGGGGCAAT GTCCTTAGGGAACGCAACCCCATGTATGGCAGCCTTCGCAGAAGGACAATCTGCAGCTTATAGACTGTTCAAAACAATCAAGAGAAAACCACATATTGATCCTGACGATATAACTGGGAAACAGTTGGAGGACATCAGGGGGGATGTGGAATTGAAGGACGTGTACTTCAGCTACCCAGCGAGGCCTGAGCAACTGATATTTGATGGATTTTCATTGCATGTTTCTAGTGGCACTACAATGGCCATAGTTGGGGAGAGTGGAAGTGGAAAATCCACTGTGATTAGTCTTGTAGAGAGGTTCTATGATCCACAGGCTGGAGAGGTTTTGATTGATGGGATTAATATCAAGAGTTTGAGGCTTAGTTGGATAAGAGGAAAGATTGGCCTTGTCAGCCAAGAACCATTGCTTTTTATGACCTCCATTAAAGATAATATAACATATGGCAAAGAGGATGCAACAATTGAAGAGATTAGGAGAGCAGCTGAGCTTGCTAATgcagcaaattttattgataagTTACCTGAT GGCTATGATACAATGGTTGGCCAACGTGGTGCACAGCTCTCAGGGGGACAAAAGCAAAGAATTGCTATTGCTAGAGCAATACTTAAAGACCCAAAAATCCTTCTGTTAGATGAGGCTACTAGCGCATTGGATGTGGAATCAGAGAGGATAGTTCAAGAGGCACTGAACAGGATCATGGTGGACAGAACCACACTTGTGGTTGCTCATCGCTTGACCACAGTGAGGAATGCTGATTGTATATCAGTTGTCCAACAAGGAAAGATAGTTGAACAAG GTCCCCATGATGAATTGGTGATGAACACCGATGGTGCTTATTCGCAACTTATTCGGCTACAAGAAAACcgtgaagaagaagagcagaAATTGGACCGACATGTATCTGATTCAAGGTCTAAAAGTAGAAGCTTGTCATTGAAGCGATCGATTAGCAGGGATTCTGCAGGGAATAGTAGCAGGCACTCTCTAGCCCTTCCCTTTGGCCTTCCTGGCTCAGTTGAACTGCTTGAAGGCAATGATTCGAATGTTGGGGAACAGACAGAGCATGGTGGTGATGGTGAGGTCCAAAAGAAATCTCCAGTTGGACGGCTAGCTGGTCTAAACAAGCCAGAGGTACCGATTCTTCTGTTAGCATCACTGGCTGCAGCAGTTCATGGAGTGCTTTTCCCAATGTTTGGAGTAATGATTTCCAATGCCATCAAAACTTTCTTTGAGCCAGCGGACAAACTAAAAAAGGATTCTAGCTTTTGGGGTTTGATGTGTGTTGTCCTGGGTATCCTGTCGATAATATCAATACCAGTGGAGTACTTTATGTTTGGAATAGCTGGAGGTAAACTTGTCGAGCGTGTCCGTGCCTTGTCTTTCCAGAGTATTATTCACCAAGAAGTTGCTTGGTTTGATGATCCTAAAAATTCCAG TGGAGCGCTTGGTGCAAGATTATCAGTTGATGCTTTGAATGTCCGACGTTTAGTTGGAGACAACCTCGCATTGGCAGTCCAGGTCGTCTCAACACTTATCACAGGAATTGTCATAGCACTGATAGCGGACTGGAAGCTCACTTTGATCATCCTTTGTGTGATTCCACTTGTGGGTCTCCAAGGTTATGCTCAAGTTAAGTTCTTGAAGGGGTTTAGTGAAGACGCCAAG ATGTTGTATGAAGATGCAAGTCAAGTGGCTACTGATGCAGTAAGCAGCATCAGGACTGTAGCTTCTTTTTGTTCTGAGAAAAGAGTGATGAGAATGTATGATAATAAATGTGAAGCTTCAAAGAATCAAGGGGTCAGAACAGGAATGGTTGGAGGCCTTGGTTTTGGTTTCTCATTCTTGATGTTGTACCTAACATACGGTCTCTGTTTCTATGTCGGAGCACAATTTGTACGCCACAATAAAACTACTTTCGGTGACGTTTTCAAG GTTTTCTTTGCACTTGTGTTGGCAACTATTGGAATATCTCAAACAAGTGCAATGGCTTCTGATTCCACAAAGGCCAGGGATTCAGCTCTCTCAATATTTGCTTTGCTAGACCGGAAGTCACAAATTGACTCGAACAGTGATGAGGGTAGCACATTGAATGAGGTCAAGGGCAACATTGATTTCCGACATGTCAGCTTCAAGTACCCAACCCGCCCAGATGTTCAGATTTTCAGTGATTTTACCCTGCACATTCCCTCTGGCAAG ACCGTTGCACTTGTTGGAGAGAGTGGTAGTGGAAAGTCAACAGCCATTGCTTTGCTAGAGCGATTCTACAATCCTGAGTCAGGTACCATCTCATTGGATGGAGTAGACATCAAGACCTTAAAGGTCAATTGGTTGAGGGATCAGATGGGACTAGTAGGCCAAGAGCCTGTGCTCTTTAATGAAACAATCCGTGCCAACATATCCTACGGGAAGCATGGGGATGTCACTGAGGAGGAGCTCGTCAAAGCTGCAAAGGCATCCAATGCACATGAGTTCATATCAAGCCTTCCCCAAGGATATGACACCACCGTTGGGGAGAGGGGAGTGCAGCTATCTGGTGGCCAAAAGCAGCGGGTGGCTATTGCGAGGGCCATATTGAAAGATCCTAAGATACTGCTTCTGGATGAAGCAACAAGTGCCTTGGATGCCGAATCTGAGCGCATTGTGCAGGATGCCTTAGATAATGTGATGGTTGGCAGGACTACTGTTATTGTGGCGCACCGCCTCTCGACAATCAAAGGTGCTGATATTATTGCAGTTCTAAAGGATGGTGCAATAGCGGAGAAAGGAAGGCATGAGGCATTGATGAACATCAAAGATGGTGTCTATGCTTCACTTGTCGAACTCCGCTCGGGCTCATCATAA